The following coding sequences are from one bacterium SCSIO 12741 window:
- the hflX gene encoding GTPase HflX: MIETKGTAERAVLIGLGQQGQSDEELTEYLDELEFLAKTAGIDSVKRFTQRLDTPDIRTFVGRGKLLDIKEYIKENDIDVAIFDDDLSPSQLRNIEKELKVKIYDRSLMILDIFQFRAQTAQAKTQVELARYQYLLPRLTRMWTHLERQRGGTSTRGGSGEKEIETDRRIIRKKITLLEEKLKAIDKQNAVQRKNRQKMARVSLIGYTNVGKSTIMNRLSKSNVLAENKLFATLDTTVRKVVIENLPFLLSDTVGFIRKLPHQLVESFKSTLDEARESDILIHVVDISHPRFEDHIRVVNQTLTELGAENKPTLLLFNKIDQYRQMEDGEFDYTANTKQNVALSELKRTWMARENVHAVFISAKEKKNWDEFRKILYREVQKVYEEKYPYQHYLY; the protein is encoded by the coding sequence TTGATCGAAACGAAAGGAACAGCAGAAAGAGCAGTCCTCATTGGCCTTGGCCAGCAAGGACAAAGTGACGAAGAGCTGACCGAATACCTGGATGAGCTGGAATTTCTGGCAAAAACAGCGGGTATTGATTCTGTTAAACGTTTTACCCAACGGTTAGACACCCCAGATATCCGAACCTTTGTGGGTCGAGGAAAATTGCTCGACATCAAAGAATACATCAAGGAAAACGACATTGATGTTGCGATTTTTGACGATGACTTGTCTCCCAGTCAATTGCGCAATATTGAAAAAGAGCTCAAGGTTAAGATCTACGACCGGAGCTTAATGATTCTGGATATTTTCCAATTCCGTGCTCAAACGGCACAGGCCAAAACTCAGGTAGAGTTAGCGCGTTACCAATACCTACTTCCTCGATTGACCCGAATGTGGACTCACTTAGAAAGGCAGCGAGGAGGAACCAGCACTCGGGGTGGATCAGGAGAAAAAGAAATTGAAACCGACCGTAGGATCATTCGCAAAAAGATCACTCTGCTTGAAGAAAAGCTCAAGGCGATCGATAAGCAGAATGCAGTTCAGCGTAAAAACCGGCAAAAAATGGCCCGGGTTTCCTTGATTGGGTACACCAACGTGGGTAAGTCGACCATTATGAATCGCTTGAGTAAGTCGAATGTATTGGCAGAGAACAAGCTTTTTGCTACACTGGATACTACAGTAAGAAAGGTGGTGATCGAGAATCTCCCCTTCCTGCTCTCTGACACGGTAGGATTTATTCGCAAATTACCTCACCAATTGGTAGAGTCTTTTAAATCTACCCTGGATGAAGCCCGTGAGTCTGACATTTTGATCCATGTGGTGGATATATCCCATCCGCGGTTTGAAGATCACATCCGTGTGGTGAACCAGACCTTGACCGAACTTGGTGCTGAAAATAAGCCTACTCTACTCCTCTTTAATAAGATTGATCAATATCGTCAAATGGAAGATGGAGAGTTTGATTATACCGCGAATACCAAACAAAACGTAGCGCTCTCTGAACTAAAACGTACCTGGATGGCTCGTGAGAATGTTCACGCCGTATTCATCTCCGCCAAGGAAAAGAAAAACTGGGACGAGTTCCGTAAAATTCTCTACCGAGAAGTGCAAAAGGTTTATGAGGAAAAATATCCTTATCAGCATTATCTGTACTGA
- a CDS encoding RNA polymerase sigma factor RpoD/SigA, translating to MRQLKISKQLTNRDSKSIDKYLSDVSKEEMITAEEEVELAKRIKQGDERALNKLVNANLRFVISVAKQYQGHGLTLEDLIAEGNIGLITAAKRFDETKGFKFISYAVWWIRQSIMQAIAENSRVVRLPLNKVSAIQKVATAYSKLEQEFERAPSHEEISELLETNAESVGDLVTYSQKQVSVDAPLIDGEENSLLNVLSNNNSKNPADEMMRESLCKDIERVLVSLKPREAEVIRLSFGLGGRTPMTLEEIANSLGLTRERIRQIREKALRGLRKKTNSNFLKHYL from the coding sequence ATGAGACAGCTCAAAATCTCCAAACAGCTTACCAATCGTGATTCCAAATCCATTGACAAATACCTAAGCGATGTTTCCAAAGAGGAAATGATCACCGCTGAGGAAGAAGTGGAACTGGCAAAACGGATTAAGCAAGGTGATGAGAGAGCTCTTAACAAATTGGTTAACGCCAACTTGAGGTTCGTTATTTCTGTTGCCAAGCAATACCAAGGTCATGGTTTGACATTAGAAGATTTGATTGCAGAAGGTAATATTGGTCTAATTACAGCGGCCAAACGATTTGACGAAACGAAAGGGTTTAAGTTCATCTCTTACGCAGTTTGGTGGATACGTCAGAGTATTATGCAGGCCATTGCAGAAAACTCACGAGTGGTACGGCTACCACTTAACAAAGTTTCTGCTATACAAAAGGTGGCAACTGCTTATTCCAAATTAGAGCAGGAATTCGAGCGGGCTCCGTCCCACGAAGAAATTTCCGAGCTCCTGGAAACCAATGCCGAAAGTGTCGGAGACCTGGTGACTTACTCACAAAAACAGGTTTCAGTAGACGCACCCCTTATTGACGGTGAAGAGAATTCACTGTTGAATGTATTGTCTAACAATAATTCCAAAAACCCAGCAGATGAAATGATGCGCGAATCTTTGTGCAAAGACATCGAACGGGTATTGGTTTCTTTGAAGCCAAGAGAAGCGGAAGTGATTCGTTTGTCCTTCGGGCTCGGCGGCCGCACTCCGATGACTTTGGAAGAAATTGCTAACAGTCTGGGATTGACCAGAGAGAGAATTCGTCAGATTCGCGAAAAAGCCCTTAGAGGTCTTCGCAAAAAGACAAATTCAAATTTCCTGAAACACTATCTGTAA
- a CDS encoding anhydro-N-acetylmuramic acid kinase — MSQLMPTSSKSKIVLGMMSGTSLDGLDLALVQIDNDPSKSSFQLLSCQTIPYPEYWLTQLRQMEQYNGEKLWQYHKEFGRYLGQQAQAFLGNRSVDLIASHGHTLFHRPDLGYTFQAGCGQEIARITGMQTVADFRSKDVSLGGQGAPLVPIGDRDLFSSYEACLNLGGFANIGFSRKGQRLAFDICPANYVLNHYARKLGLPYDKSGEIARRHSVNEALLDQLESLPYYTSAPPKSLGREWVEKWIFPLIDSFDLKPEEAIATMTQHIFRQLKRVAEAYELDSILVTGGGAYNSYLLELLNQSSPGKWTLPEAQIIEFKEAIIFAYLGWLRLHNQANCLSDVTGAKRDNSGGVIFDP, encoded by the coding sequence TTGTCGCAGTTAATGCCTACTTCCAGCAAATCCAAGATTGTTTTGGGCATGATGTCCGGAACCTCCCTGGACGGGTTAGATCTTGCCCTGGTCCAAATTGATAACGATCCTTCAAAATCTTCCTTTCAGCTCTTATCCTGCCAAACCATTCCCTACCCGGAATACTGGTTGACACAACTGCGGCAAATGGAGCAATACAATGGGGAAAAACTCTGGCAATATCACAAGGAGTTTGGTCGATATCTTGGACAACAAGCACAGGCTTTTTTAGGCAATCGGTCCGTTGACTTAATCGCGTCCCATGGGCATACGTTGTTTCACCGACCCGACCTGGGGTATACGTTTCAAGCCGGCTGTGGTCAAGAAATAGCTCGAATAACCGGCATGCAAACCGTTGCCGATTTTAGGAGTAAGGATGTATCACTTGGCGGACAAGGGGCTCCATTGGTTCCCATCGGCGATCGAGATCTATTTTCTTCCTATGAGGCCTGCCTTAATCTCGGAGGATTTGCCAATATTGGTTTTTCAAGAAAGGGGCAACGCTTGGCTTTCGACATTTGTCCGGCCAATTATGTACTTAACCACTATGCCCGAAAACTGGGCCTACCTTATGACAAATCGGGAGAAATTGCCCGGCGACATTCGGTCAATGAAGCTCTGCTTGACCAGTTAGAATCATTACCCTACTATACCAGCGCTCCTCCCAAATCGCTCGGCAGAGAATGGGTTGAAAAATGGATTTTTCCGCTCATCGATTCCTTCGACCTAAAACCTGAAGAGGCCATTGCCACCATGACCCAGCACATTTTTCGGCAACTCAAGCGGGTGGCAGAAGCGTACGAATTAGATTCCATTCTGGTCACAGGAGGCGGTGCCTACAACAGCTATTTATTGGAGCTATTAAACCAATCATCTCCTGGAAAATGGACTCTTCCGGAGGCTCAAATCATTGAATTTAAGGAAGCCATCA
- a CDS encoding acyl-CoA dehydrogenase, with translation MDFQLTEEQLAVREAARDFTQNVLAPGVIERDEKMEFPAEQIRQLGELGFLGMMVDPQYGGGGMDALSYAIAMEEFSKMDASSSVCVSVCNSLVNYGLEQYGTEEQKQKYLAPIARGEKIGAFCLSEPEAGSDATSQRTTAIDMGDYYLLNGTKNWITNGNSASTYLVIAQTDADKGHHGINAFIVEKGMEGFVVGAKENKMGIRASDTHTLLFNDVKVPKENRIGEDGFGFKFAMKTLEGGRIGIAAQALGIAQGAFELATAYAKERKAFGKEIGKHQAIQFKLADMATSIEAARLLVYRAAWMKDQGLPYGHASAMAKLFASQVAMEVTVEAVQVHGGYGYVKEYHVERLMRDAKITQIYEGTSEVQKIVVGRGVLKD, from the coding sequence ATGGATTTTCAATTAACAGAAGAGCAATTAGCGGTTAGAGAAGCAGCCAGAGATTTTACCCAAAATGTTTTGGCTCCCGGAGTGATTGAGAGAGACGAGAAAATGGAATTCCCAGCCGAGCAAATCCGTCAGTTAGGCGAGCTTGGATTTTTGGGAATGATGGTCGATCCCCAATATGGTGGGGGCGGAATGGACGCTCTTTCTTACGCAATTGCGATGGAGGAATTTTCTAAAATGGATGCCTCTTCTTCTGTTTGTGTGTCTGTATGTAACTCTTTGGTGAACTACGGCCTTGAGCAGTATGGAACGGAAGAGCAAAAGCAAAAGTACCTGGCGCCAATTGCACGAGGTGAAAAAATCGGTGCGTTCTGTCTTTCTGAGCCAGAAGCTGGATCTGATGCTACTTCACAGCGTACTACCGCCATCGACATGGGAGATTACTACCTGTTGAATGGAACTAAAAACTGGATTACAAACGGAAACTCTGCATCTACTTACTTGGTAATTGCCCAAACAGATGCTGATAAAGGTCACCACGGTATCAATGCCTTCATCGTTGAAAAAGGAATGGAAGGTTTTGTAGTGGGAGCCAAGGAAAACAAAATGGGAATCCGTGCTTCCGATACGCATACCTTGTTGTTTAACGACGTAAAGGTTCCTAAAGAGAATAGAATTGGTGAAGATGGATTTGGATTCAAATTCGCTATGAAAACCTTGGAAGGTGGTCGTATTGGAATCGCTGCCCAAGCTTTGGGAATTGCACAAGGTGCTTTTGAATTGGCTACTGCCTATGCCAAGGAAAGAAAAGCTTTCGGAAAAGAAATTGGAAAGCACCAAGCCATTCAATTTAAGTTGGCTGATATGGCTACTTCTATTGAAGCCGCTCGTTTGTTGGTTTACCGTGCCGCTTGGATGAAAGATCAAGGCCTTCCTTACGGACACGCCAGTGCAATGGCTAAGTTGTTCGCTTCACAAGTTGCAATGGAAGTAACGGTAGAAGCTGTTCAGGTTCACGGTGGATACGGATACGTTAAAGAATACCACGTTGAGCGTTTGATGCGTGATGCGAAGATTACTCAGATCTACGAAGGAACTTCCGAAGTTCAGAAAATCGTAGTTGGAAGAGGAGTTCTTAAAGACTAG